Part of the Aptenodytes patagonicus chromosome 2, bAptPat1.pri.cur, whole genome shotgun sequence genome, AACATTCATTTACATAAATACAACTCTTTCTTGAGTCAGGTctggactggacccagtatttctgtttctctctcttcatAGGAGCATGCTTCATACTCGAGAGAATAATGATTATTTCATATCCTAATTATGGAACTGATTCATCCCCTGGGGCACAGAAAGCAAACAGTAGGAGTGAgtgcatcattaaaaaaattagcgTATTTTTAGAGAggaggtaaaaataaaatgcaactccATTGAAAAGTTTCATGATAAAAATGGCTTGCGTTAgaggaaatttttaaaacaatctgAGATTATGGCTGGAAGAACATATTTTCTTATTAACGCGTTTATACTTTGCTCACGcgaaattattaattttcttcttgcctttatTTCTCAAGGAGAAGAATGAAAGCTCGCGCTCCTCCTCCACCAAATCAAGCTTCTGCAGCAAGTAGAATTCACAGTGAGCCCAGgtcagctgcagagacagctgtAATTTCTGATCAGAACCTTGTGAGCATGAAGGAGAACATGATAAACAGATCGGTGGACTTCACAGTCATTTTACCCAATGGGGTGGAGCAGAAGAGCACAGTACAAGGAAGGTAAGGTTTTGATTAGCTCCCACTTTCTGGAGCCCTCCATTCCCAGTAGGATACTTGCTGATACTAATGTCTCCCTTTCTGGGTTGATGGGGTTTCTCTGTCACGCTTCTCTCTGCATTTTAGGCAGCTGTTGTACCAGAGAGTCCCAAGAGCCATGTATAAAGTGCCCTCTCTGCTGGGGCAGGAAGGATTTAGCAGCTATTGTGTCACTGTTCTTTCCATGGATCACCCTCAGCACGTGTATGGGTCTGTCTCTTCCATGTAGTGCCACTGGGCTAGTTTTAGGTTGTATCAGATCTCATAATCAGGGGGGGTTTGTGGCAGTGGAAGTAGGTGCTGCTGGCAAACAGCAATCCTGACAATATGCCTGTCTGGAGTCATGCTGAGAAGCAAGCTCAGAAGATGAAAGATTCATCCCATTCAGAGATCCTGCCTTCACAAATACATTGCGATTGTGTAGACAGCAAAGCATCTGCTGGTATTTAGGAAGCTTTTTCTGTATAAAAGtgtattgtttttttccatgggaagagggagagggtCTCCTTGTCATTGGGAACAACCAAGGGCAAGTTGTATTGGAAAGGCAGTTTTGAGATCATTTTCTTCACCATGGgagctcttccttctcctcatcctctctgAGAACTGTTTTGAAAGGGGGAAACTTACTACTTTAAGAAAGAATTtggaagagttttaaaaatatattcaatacTATGATGAAACTGTAGCAAACAATGGTGTGGTCAGCAGTGGTCAAGAAACTGTAGAAAGTGATAATATCAGATTAGGAGGATATGTAGATGCCTGTTGATAAATCAGGGCCTGTGCTTATTTTACATTTGGGGTTTGCAGTAGTTAGTCTGCATTCCTGTAAAAGTACTTTTCTTGGTCTGATATATGTCTGTTTTGACTGTTTGTCTATTAGTGTATTTTGATGGCTGAGGAGGATGTGTACAGCAGTGCATAGCGTCTGGTACTTCATTCTTCCCCCTACTTTTCTTGTAGAAATTAGTGTTTGCTTAGCCACTCTCAGGAGACTAGTGCAACTTGTGTGGCTCAGCCCCAAAGCTAGAGTGATGTTAaagattttaaaggaaagcagtgCTTATCAGAGCTCTCAAATTATGCATTTAGCGATCGAGTTTTTATGGGGAGATTCGGACTtaatgagagaaagaagagaacagGCCTGGAAAGTAGAACAGGATATGAAACTCACTGGCTGTTAGGTCCCAAAGAAAGCTGGTATTTCATTGGCAAATGCAAGCCACCTGGGAGCTCACAAGAGGCTAATCTTCATGCAGGATTTTTTAGAGATACATAATTGCCATGTGGttagaaaagattttcttttctctctctctctcaaaaaaaaccccaaccaacccaaaacaagCACTCCAAGAGCACAACAAGGGTGGTGTTTTAATGTGAACTTTTGAAGAACATACAAGCTACAGGAGCAGGGAACAAATGGAAAATCCCTGTATGATAAACATTCTGTCTCTCGCACAGGTGTTTATTATCACTAACATTGCTATCACATACTGAGACTGAGTATTTTTATTATTGGAGTCTTTAGTTTCTGGACTGAAACctgaaagaaatgtcaaaaattaAACCTTAGATGTTTCTGTGGGCTTATTTATATCGTCTTCGTTAAGCACTCTAAGCAACCAAAATGTTCTCTTCATTGTTCTGTGAAGGTGCCCACTTCTCTCCATTGGCTGTATGACAGGTCTAGGCCCCTGATTTAGGCGGCAATTAAATTCCTGCTTGTGCTAATCTGCTAATCTGAGTATCACCAGTGCCTAATGTAGGTAGTAGGTGTTCTCCCTCAGCACTGTCTTGAGCACTTGGAGTGGAGAGTTAGTGACAAATGTCAGGCACTGATAGGCAGCTGTGGGAAGTGGAAGGCTGTGGAAACTGAGGAGGGGAGTAAATCATCCTAACAAGTTATGAAATAAGAAAAGGTTACCCTATAATGAGCCCTGTATTACAGTGGCATCAGTCTGTGAACAGACCTCGTGTGTGCTGCTGTTCTTTCTAACCACTGGAAGATGACATTTTCTGTACATTAACACTGGTTACGTTTTTAGGGAtgtggcataaaaaaaaaaatgtaaagagcATCTGAAATTTTTAGGGGATGGACTGTCTTAACTCTCCAGCTTTGGGTGAAAGCCCaggctttttcatctttttgcaTTGTTTTGACATTGCGAACTGGATGGCCACAAAGTACAATGATACTCAGAGGTAAACATTCAATGATGAAGatgctggattaaaaaaaaaaagtttcgtTTCATTTGAAGGAAGTATGGGAGCCAGTGCAGGTATTAAATTCTTTTCCCTGTTCACTCTTTTTTATCTATGGTGATATCATGGAAGGACATTTCAGACAAATTCTGCTGTTGTTTATACTGCTATAAATCTTCAGTATTTTCATTGCCATCATTAAAACTGCATTCTGCAAAATCTGTTTTTGGGTACCCTGAGGAAATAGCTTTTCTGTTGCAGAAGAATTTGCAAAACCTTGCCCTGGGCATCATCATAATAAAAAATGATTCTGTAATTTCAGGAAAGCAGTTCACAGAGCAATGAAGTACGCTAGAGGATGTTTGAAAATATAACTATAGTTAATTAGTATCACTTAAGGTTATTATAAATGAATCAATGTAAAAGTCAAAATTATCTCTTTCAATTTGTTCATTGTATGTAAGCAAAGCAGCATGttgttaattttacttttttgtttatatAGGCAGTTCCTATAAATATCAGCAAGAGGGCAGAAAATTCTCATTAAATTTTCTTGAAAGatagttcaagaaaaaaagaaagtgtgtgctatttaaagatattttattgGAATCTGGAATTTAGTGGAAAAGCTCACAAGGGTTACCAGAAACCTTTTCTGTTTGCGATGCTCACAGGTAATACTTTCAGTGGGTAACCTGTAAATAAAGGGATCATGCGTCTGTCTCCATTCACGCGTGACACTGAGGAGGACTTCCTGATTAACACAGATACAGACCTTTACTGTCAGCAGCTTGAGAAGTCAGTAGTATGTGAAAAATATTGGAGAAAAATGGGGATGTTTGAAGCTAAATGCTGTTTGGTTTGGAGTTGTCAGCACATGGATGATTGATATGCAGAAGAGTAGACTGGACAGTTATTGCTCCTGCTGTTATCTTACATGTTACACAAATTCTCTCATACATGTGATGCACAGAGAGCAGGATACTAGAACAAATAATAAACTAGCTGAAGCTGTAGTCCCATTCTGCAAATACTGGAGGACAGAGCTCAGTGCAGAGTATGCACTATATGGAGCATAAAGCTAATGTCATCACAGAAAGAATATTCTCACATAATTCTCAGTGAAAGACTCTTAAGTGACAGTAATTGTGGGCTTATAGAACGGTGTCTCAAGAAAGACTGAAGGTGTGAAGTCAGCCCAGGTTGGTAAAACATGAAAGAGGTGTTGTTAGAAGATGAACAGGGCACATACAGCAAAAGGGTTAAAAATGAGCTTAACTAAATACTAAATAGGGGTCAGGTCAAAACTACAGTAGTTCAACgtaggctttaaaaataaatcttaccaGAAtaatttacagaataatttatgttggaaGGGGCCACTGGAACTCACCTGCTCTAACTCCCTGCTCAGCGCAGGTCTCAcaagagcaggttgctcagggctgtctCCAGGCAagtttgaatacctccagggaagagATTTCCAAACCTCTCTGTAcccctgttccagggcttgaccaTCCTCgcagtgaagaaatgtttccttgtACCTAAATGGAGTTTCCTATGTTGGCACTTGTCTCTTGCCTCTTGTCCTCTTGCTGTtcactgctgagaagagtctggctctgtaaCCCTACCAGTTGGTACTTAAAGACAGCAACAAGATCTCCCTTCACCCTTCTCATCTTAAGGCTCAACAAACACAGTCCTCTGCCTTTTCTTGTGTGTCATCCTGATGTTCCTTCTGTGGACTTGCTCAATTAAGGAAAGTAAGAGCCAAATATACATgggcaaaataagaaaagaaaaagaaatagaaagcatTTATTAATATCTGTTTATCATGCTTCCTATACTCCTTTTGATGCAGCAGAAAGTCGATGTCATTTGAGAGTACAACTTTATCCTACACGTTTATTTCCTAGATGTAcatggctgtattttaaaatggatttctcTGGGTGATCCAAGGAGATTAGGCCAAGCCACACCCAAAACAACTCAGTTGTTTTCTGCCTCTTACACTATAGACGTCTTTGCTGCATTTTATTGGTGAACAACAGGACACAAGTGGTCTGACACGCTCAAACTTGATCAGGACTTCAGCCTGATAAATGTTGCTGACAAAGTAGTTATTCTTTACTGTCCAGAATTGGTGTTAAATGTCAAACAGCTTAGTAATAGAATATCAGGACAGAGCTGAAGTACTCTCCTTTGCTAAGAATCGTTGTCTGGACCATCTTGTCCGAATCTTAAATTGGGTTCATCCTCCAGTTTTCATTCTGTGCTCTAGTATTTGCTTATCAGTCATTAATGTTTGGTGTCTGTGACATAGTGTTTGGTCTCTCCACCCAAAATTTCAGCAACATCTTACTAAAATAAGAAAGTAATGTATTTCTTAGCTGAGTAGTTGGAAAGGCAGGAGACATTTAACTTCTTCATTTCAGCTTTAGATTTAATCCTTTATGATCAGACCTGCCTGAATTTCAAAACAGAGTATGCTCTCTACCAGGTCTCAAAAGCAGGTTAAAATAAAGTGCAGATATGTCTGGAACGAGATGGAAGCAAAGGAAGGACTGACTCCTTGCATCTTCCAAGAGCCATATTCAGCCCAAGGTCAGAAAGAAAAGTTGGTCTAGATTAGTAGATGGCTCAGTACCATTCTCTTGCTGTGTTTAGTGGCACGCTCCTGTGTGTGGCATATACATGgaattacttgaaataaaattcccatttaaaaatCAAGCTGAACTTACAGTTTAGCAGGAAAATTTTTTAAGTTGGTGAAATTGAAATCTGATATAAGAATAACTTCATTGCAAGGACTTCCCACCTCTCTTACTTCTCTGGAAACACAtgaattttgaattttgtttgtagaattcctctctttttcttgtcttttttttttaatccttttgaagttttgtggaaattattttcccaaaGTTACATTTTAGGAAGAGTGTGCTATTCACTTTGAAGTGGTTTCAAAAGCTTCAGAGATATTGCTTTATTTGTACTCCTAAGTGGTACAGATGAAGCCTGGGGATGCTTTTCATGGAACAGTTGTTTATTCTGAGCAGCATGGCTCAGGATGGGATGTTACAGACTTCCTTAAGTGTTATATTTAACGCACACCTGCTCTGTAATCAACAATAAGATGAAACCTCAAATTTGGCAGGATTGTTAAATTGTTCATTGTCCGGACAAATTTGTTGAACTTGCGTGATTTTCTGCAACCTGTTTTCTCAGATGGCTGGTGTGGATTCTAATCTTGTTGCAATTGTGGTACTGTTGCTGCTGAACATATTTCATAATTTCGGTGGAAGGTGCGTGGAATCATAAACTGTTCTTTTgatgaattatatttttaaaaaaatcctttttcaagtgctgatgtgtttttttttttttaaattgtttttcatgaAATAGTTTACATGAGGTAAGATAACTGTCGAAATTTGAATGAATTACCGCAGTGTTATGCACTACAGATACATATTAGCCTTCCACTTTAAATAGACATGTCTAGCACATAGAACACCATGTATTGCAGTTCTGCCAGgttatttgcttttctctgaaacaaTAGTAATAaggctgaggggaaaaaacacaaatttcactttaaaagaaatatgtcTGTAAACAGACAAGCTGAGATCTGTATCAGGTGGACTGACACTTTTTTAAATGCTCACTACTGCACAGCATAATGAATATTCATGTAAATACCAGTGTAGGTGGGATTCTCCTATAGTTTGGACTTAGTAGGTGtaaatgtttctgttgttttgtggCGTGTTACATGTGAGTTAAACATGGTTGTGAAATACAGATGTTTGCAACTTGGGGACAGTGCCAGAGTAAGTCATCGTGAAATGACCTGATACAGTTTCGATTTAGATACTACACGTTTCTATTTAGATGCTCTCTGTGTTCGCAGTTACCACAGTGCTCTATTTTTCTTAAGCGTCCTATACATATTAAtgacatttgttttccttgtttgatCTTCAGTCACCATCTTCTCACTGTgttcttcttctcttttcaatGCAATCACCTCTTTCAAATTTTCCACGCTTGCCACTTTTTCAGCTCACACTGTGTAACTCAGTTAAACTTGAAATAGGTTACTGTGAAGAAGGTCCTTTCTCATCTCTTGCATGGGAAGAGCTGTCACCTACATGTGTTTTAGTCTTTCGCCTGTTAATAAGGGATTGTTCTCGTTTCCATTCTTGTTGTCTTTGCCATTAGCTCTTCAGGGTTCTTCACCAACTTCTTGAGCAGTTGTTGGCCAACAACATATACATAGAAAGAAGATGGGCAGCCCTCCACAGAGTTGTTTCCCAGATGCCGACAGCTTGCAGTTGAAGGGCAGTTCTTGAACTACAGATGTAATGGTGGTAGCTAATAACCTgtgaaggattttattttctttgaatttgctTGCATTTTGAATCTGTATACAGTTTTTCCAGTTTGCACATTAGAAGAGATGCCAGTTCCTTTGGCAAATATGCTGTCTATGCACTTATTTTCACTTCTGCTAGAAGAAAAATATCCCACGTATATGACAGGCTTCAGGTACGGCTGCTAATTTTTTTCAACCTGCATTGTTTTGTTGATGACAGATACTggtttatgaaaacaaaacttttcagaaacatAACCAGTTTTAATAAACCTGTTTTCTCTGATCCTGGATGGAATTTTAGGGGGGAAGGTTGAAAAAAAAGAACCCTTCAGTACCTTGGTAGAAGAGAATTTCTGGGGTGTGGAGGAACATAGTTCATATCTGCTGTGTCAGGCAGTATCAAGCTCCAGTGAATGTTGAGTTACTGACACAAAATGGAGTACCTCCATGCAGAGGCACGGAATAAGAGAGGGGCAGTGACTGACTTTTTTAACCTCGTGGTTTAAGAATCACATCTGCAATAAGAGTTCTTGATAATGCAAATACTTGAAACCAGATGTTTTTATACAGGGTTAATATCCTTACCAAAATAAATATGGAAGGGAACTCTTATACTTGGAAATACTGTTGGTGTCAAATGGattgggggagatggggggaaaaCTCAGAGCTGTAAGCTGGGAAAAAATACCCTGTCTACCTTTTGTTCCAGATTTAAATGCTCCATTTTGAGTTGTGTTATGTGATGGTTCAAATCTAGGTAGAGTTTACTGTACCGTGAGCGCATCATTTATTTATATCTTGTCTTCATGTTAAAGAACGGGGTTTGAATTGGAGAATTTAATGTATGGATTTAGCAGATAAGATGCACTTTGTCTGCTCTTGGCTTATGTTTGTTAGTGCTATTATTGGCACTGTTGTCTGCCTCATAGCGAATAGTTAATTGCCAGCTCATAAACACACACTGAAGTGCGAATATATTTAATTCCTAACGTTTTATCTGATCTGTTTAGCATTTCAAAGCATTAGCACTGTTCCCTCCCAAAGATGGTTAACTGGTGACACATCCACAGCttgtattgtctttttttctcccacattAAAACTAAGGTAAATTTTTTAGCAACTGTTTTTTCTCATGCTAACAGTGAATGTCTTCTTCCCTGCAGTAAAGCTGTGATGGATCTATTGGTTGATTTATGCAGCCAGTATCGCTTAAATCCATCCCAACACAGTCTTGAACTGAAGTCTTCGGGAACTCAACAACCTCTGAGTTACAAGCCAAACACTTTGGTAGGAGCACTGGATGTACAGACGGTACTTCTGAAAGAGAAGGTTCCTGAAGAGAAGACAAAGCGACCTCTGCCAAGGGTCCCTGAGGTTGGTACTCTGTAGGGCTAAAATGGTGCCATGAAACATCATTTCATTCCTATGATTTCAAGCAGTTCTTCCAATCTTTGCTTCTTCAAACCAGATGGGAGAGGCTTGAGATTGACTATAACCTGCTTTACTAGCTTAACTGATTTGCATGCAGACTGGCAGGTGCCAGTCTGGACTCCAGCATTTAGCCAAAATGTTATGTTGCATGTGGTTGGATAATGGAAATCTGTTCTTATAAAGACCCTTGACTGAAGACCGGGGTGATTGAAATTTGCAGTAGTGGCTGAAATGAGGGTTGTGGGGTTGTGTGGAGGTAGGGAGGGTTTTGGTGGTATTTTGTTTGCCATCTTTATTGAAGATATGGGAGAAGACTGATTGTTAATAAATGTATTTCACAGTATTGTGAAGATTCAGAAGTAGCCATTTTCCAAATATGTTTGCtgaaatttttattattctgaaacAGTATAGCTAATTATAGTGTCATGCCTTTCAGAGTGGTACTTGTAAATATTCACAAATTACGGCTGCCTCTGATTCCTTTTCCTTATTCGCCTGTTCTTATGAATGTCTCCTTAGTGACAGGggatttctgagatttttttttttaaatattttttttaataatattttttgcaGTAGTATGCATGTGGGGTAAGTTTGCCTAGGAGTTGTCAAGACAATATGGAAGTCCCCAATGCCTTTCTCATTGTAAGAGTGCCTAGCCATCACAGAGGGAGGGCTGagagtttgggtttgtttctgcAGAAATCTGTGAGGCTGGTAGTGAACTACCTGAAGACGCAGAAAGCTGTGGTTCGAGTTAGTCCGGAGGTGCCTCTCCACAACATCATCCCAGCTATTTGTGAGAAGTGTGAAGTCAGTCAAGAGCACATTGTTCTTCTGCGAGATGGCATCACTGGGGAGGAGCTGGAGCTTACCAAGTCCTTGGAGGAGCTGGGAATAAAGGAGCTGTATGCCTGGGACAGGAAAAGAGGTGAGTTGAGACTGAAAGCGGTCACTGCAGGGTTAGATGATGTGCCAACAAAATTATGGGCAACTTAAAAGCGTTTGTGCTCTCGTTCCTTTGGGGCCTGGCTGAAACAGCAGAGTGACATCTCAGTCCGGGGAGCTGCGCGGGTTTGTTCAGTGAGCCGtgcccagagcagcagccaggacagcaACATGCCCAGCTGTCCCTGGCTGCGCTCAGGCCCCGCGCCAGGCTGGGCTGGCCCCTGGCAGAGTGCAGGTTGGCCTGGGGCAGGGCAAAAGGAGGAGCTTTGCTACCTCCTGGAGCTGCTGTCGGTACAGGTGTGCGTAACACAGGGGCCTCGTCCAGGCAGAGCCTGTCACCTACCTGTGCTGTGGgttggagagaaggaaagaagagacatGCCATAGTCATGGCAGCTGCAAAAGCTGAGAGGCAGAGGCAACAGACCAGGGCTTATGAGAGACAGACTGTGGATAGGTTCAGAGACAATTCCTCCAACGAGCGAAGTTATTGACGGTTTAGTGAAGAGGAGCTAAGAGgtacttgtatttaaaaatttgTTCTCTTGTTTATGCACCCTCACTTTCTGTTCTCGTAGATGATATTGTAGTGACAGCTTCTTGGGCTTGAGTTTTACCAGCCTGATTGTGTATTCAGATAGCATAATTACGCGACGTGCTTTAAAATAtacctgctttaaaaatacacattgacAAGCGCTACTTCCTTTGAGGTCAGAAAGTGATATTCATTAAAATTGTCTCCTGCAGTTTGTCTCAATTGGTATCACTTCCAGCACAGTAAATGTCCTTATTTATTGTTTAGATAACGTCAGTCTTGTAGGTGCTGAGCAGCaggcttattttttatttatagagttatttatttatgttgaCATTCTGTCTCTTCTTTCAAACTCCTTTGGTAAGTGACAGTTCTACCTCTGTGTGAGTCAAATTTCTGTGAGTTTAGACTTTTAAGTAAACTAaatgtctccttttcctttcaattGTCAGGATCCTC contains:
- the COBL gene encoding protein cordon-bleu isoform X11 → METLVRPGASKPPSGRRMKARAPPPPNQASAASRIHSEPRSAAETAVISDQNLVSMKENMINRSVDFTVILPNGVEQKSTVQGSKAVMDLLVDLCSQYRLNPSQHSLELKSSGTQQPLSYKPNTLVGALDVQTVLLKEKVPEEKTKRPLPRVPEKSVRLVVNYLKTQKAVVRVSPEVPLHNIIPAICEKCEVSQEHIVLLRDGITGEELELTKSLEELGIKELYAWDRKRVPPSKTQSEPSLNYREPSRKASVSNDAIEKEKTRLLGLFKADRRSSKTEEHLRMNRDCGEEDVFSSASTSEGSLDGFSTAPNSPSVNPRSSSLGPSLSLGNISGMAANPEVKKRRAPPPPVVTPALQNVEMSGQEKTSAQISQGASLNDLQKKKRRAPLPPAASAPPTPAMPNRTEEREDKRKSTMVYCCASFPAYTKRV
- the COBL gene encoding protein cordon-bleu isoform X13, whose translation is METLVRPGASKPPSGRRMKARAPPPPNQASAASRIHSEPRSAAETAVISDQNLVSMKENMINRSVDFTVILPNGVEQKSTVQGSKAVMDLLVDLCSQYRLNPSQHSLELKSSGTQQPLSYKPNTLVGALDVQTVLLKEKVPEEKTKRPLPRVPEKSVRLVVNYLKTQKAVVRVSPEVPLHNIIPAICEKCEVSQEHIVLLRDGITGEELELTKSLEELGIKELYAWDRKREPSRKASVSNDAIEKEKTRLLGLFKADRRSSKGFSTAPNSPSVNPRSSSLGPSLSLGNISGMAANPEVKKRRAPPPPVVTPALQNVEMSGQEKTSAQISQGASLNDLQKKKRRAPLPPAASAPPTPAMPNRTEEREDKRKSTMVYCCASFPAYTKRV